One genomic segment of Paenibacillus xylanexedens includes these proteins:
- a CDS encoding YitT family protein encodes MKRTSLTLQHVKTEAIKFAIMLLGTFILAFAYYHINFQNHLSEGGFVGLALLGKYATGLSPAIGMLLLDIPVMILAWFLKGWKFMIQALLGVGAFSLFYDGFERYSTLVLSFNGNLWIPAVLSGILTGVGAGIVLRFGGATGGDDILAVLVSRWKGWKLGTVFFVSDAFVLGLSLFFLPVKETLYTILAVWIASKVITYVVSVPARGTVVTTSAVKLPMPSVAAKAVNAAAISQRTTVARGVSN; translated from the coding sequence ATGAAGAGAACATCGTTAACCTTACAACACGTTAAAACAGAGGCGATCAAATTCGCCATTATGCTACTCGGTACATTTATTTTAGCTTTTGCTTATTATCACATTAACTTTCAGAATCATTTATCGGAGGGCGGATTTGTTGGTCTGGCCCTGCTCGGAAAATACGCAACAGGCTTATCACCTGCTATCGGTATGTTGTTACTGGACATTCCGGTCATGATCCTGGCTTGGTTCCTCAAAGGCTGGAAATTCATGATTCAGGCATTGCTTGGCGTCGGTGCATTTTCCCTATTCTATGACGGCTTTGAACGATACTCCACACTGGTATTGTCGTTTAACGGAAATCTGTGGATTCCGGCCGTTCTATCCGGTATATTGACAGGGGTAGGCGCTGGAATCGTGCTTCGATTCGGTGGAGCGACAGGCGGAGACGATATTCTCGCCGTGCTGGTTAGCCGCTGGAAGGGATGGAAGCTGGGAACGGTTTTCTTTGTCAGCGATGCTTTTGTATTGGGATTGTCGCTTTTCTTTCTTCCGGTAAAAGAAACTTTATATACGATTCTGGCCGTATGGATTGCCAGTAAAGTCATCACGTACGTCGTTAGTGTTCCGGCTCGCGGAACCGTGGTTACAACTTCGGCTGTGAAATTGCCGATGCCATCGGTTGCAGCCAAGGCAGTTAACGCTGCTGCTATTTCACAACGGACTACGGTGGCTAGAGGGGTATCCAATTAA
- a CDS encoding ATP-dependent DNA helicase, whose product MSTQRYPFAYDPAEPFVSRLGEWVADVFYDILPESGFEVRDEQIFMAYQLERAYGDKKTIMAEAGVGTGKTLVYLLYAVCYARYTGKPAVIACADESLIEQLVKPGGDIAKLAAHLNLEVDARLGKSPDQYLCLNKLSAMRFADEDAQVIEEVHESLPDFVNTPGTLQAFHPYGDRKQYPHLNDRQWNKINWDPFQDCFVCPKRQRCGLTLSRDHYRRSKDIIICSHDYYMEHVWTYDARKREGQLPLLPDHSSVVFDEGHLLEEAALNALSYKLKHRIFEELVTRLLEGEIRESLAECVDEAIESSERLFALLDTYTVAIPGSERKEVRVEAPLLREIERLTSVLDAIGEELVFESGLFSLDGYQMRVVEEHLDMIQSALALFRKEDGYICWAEESEDETTLSIMPRTVKEMLNERVFNTGIPIVFSSATLSVDSSFRYVADSLGIDDFVSFSVASPYDYADKMKMKITNEAVPGHPENENRMRDAVSLLQESGGRALILFRTMEELRAFKQDIVHVPEAEGLRFMYEGDREISDLIAAFQQDEESVLCSVNLWEGLDVPGPSLSNVMIWSLPYPPQDPVFNAKRSASAAPYEEIDLPYMLLRVKQGLGRLIRTSTDSGSAVILDESLYTKKEAKDRIAALLPEGVEWTTLTH is encoded by the coding sequence TTGTCTACACAACGTTATCCTTTTGCATATGATCCGGCTGAACCTTTTGTATCCCGTCTCGGGGAATGGGTTGCCGATGTTTTTTACGATATTTTGCCAGAGTCCGGCTTCGAGGTACGGGATGAACAGATTTTTATGGCGTACCAGCTCGAACGGGCCTATGGAGATAAAAAGACCATTATGGCGGAGGCCGGTGTAGGAACAGGCAAGACGTTAGTCTATCTGCTCTACGCGGTCTGTTATGCACGTTATACGGGCAAACCGGCAGTGATTGCCTGTGCCGATGAGTCCTTGATTGAACAGCTTGTGAAGCCCGGTGGAGATATTGCCAAGCTGGCTGCACATCTGAACTTGGAAGTGGACGCACGTCTGGGCAAGTCGCCGGACCAATACCTCTGTCTGAACAAATTAAGTGCGATGCGATTCGCGGACGAGGATGCGCAGGTGATCGAAGAGGTGCATGAGAGCCTTCCAGACTTCGTGAACACACCTGGGACACTTCAGGCTTTCCATCCGTATGGTGACCGCAAACAGTATCCACATCTGAATGATCGTCAGTGGAACAAAATCAACTGGGACCCGTTCCAGGATTGTTTTGTTTGTCCCAAAAGACAACGCTGCGGCCTTACGCTGTCACGTGACCATTACCGTCGTTCCAAAGACATCATCATCTGTTCCCATGATTACTACATGGAGCATGTGTGGACGTATGATGCGCGCAAACGCGAGGGACAATTGCCACTGCTGCCTGACCACAGCTCAGTTGTATTTGATGAAGGCCATTTGCTGGAAGAAGCAGCCCTGAACGCACTGAGCTACAAGCTGAAACACCGTATCTTCGAGGAACTCGTCACTCGCTTGTTAGAAGGAGAGATTCGTGAATCCCTCGCGGAGTGTGTAGATGAAGCGATTGAGAGCAGTGAGCGACTGTTTGCGTTGCTGGATACGTATACGGTCGCGATTCCGGGATCTGAACGGAAAGAAGTTCGGGTAGAAGCACCGCTTCTGCGTGAGATTGAACGTCTGACGAGTGTGCTGGATGCAATCGGCGAAGAATTGGTATTTGAGAGCGGATTGTTCTCGCTAGACGGTTACCAGATGCGTGTCGTGGAAGAACATCTCGATATGATTCAGTCTGCGCTTGCCTTGTTCCGCAAGGAAGATGGTTACATCTGTTGGGCGGAAGAGAGCGAGGATGAGACGACCTTATCGATCATGCCGCGCACCGTGAAGGAAATGCTGAACGAGCGTGTGTTCAACACAGGCATTCCAATTGTATTCTCCTCCGCAACGTTATCTGTGGACAGTTCATTCCGTTATGTGGCGGACAGCCTGGGTATTGATGATTTTGTATCGTTCTCGGTAGCTTCCCCGTATGATTATGCGGATAAAATGAAGATGAAAATTACCAATGAAGCTGTGCCGGGGCACCCGGAGAACGAAAATCGCATGCGTGATGCGGTGTCGTTACTTCAGGAGAGTGGAGGACGTGCGCTGATTCTGTTCCGTACGATGGAAGAGCTACGCGCGTTCAAGCAGGACATCGTTCATGTACCTGAAGCAGAAGGTTTGCGCTTTATGTATGAGGGCGACCGTGAGATCAGTGATCTGATCGCGGCGTTCCAGCAGGATGAGGAGAGTGTGCTGTGCTCCGTTAATCTGTGGGAAGGTTTGGACGTTCCAGGCCCGTCATTATCCAATGTCATGATCTGGTCGCTTCCGTATCCACCACAGGACCCTGTCTTCAATGCAAAACGAAGTGCGTCGGCAGCACCATACGAAGAGATCGATCTTCCGTATATGCTCCTGCGTGTGAAGCAAGGTCTCGGACGTCTGATTCGGACAAGCACAGATTCCGGTTCCGCGGTCATTCTCGATGAATCGCTGTATACCAAAAAGGAAGCCAAAGACCGCATTGCGGCCCTGCTTCCTGAAGGTGTGGAATGGACAACCCTGACACACTAA
- a CDS encoding S-layer homology domain-containing protein, protein MNKRLLQPKKVITMLIVVALIFGGFPGFRALGVERAYAASGTWVDVGGAGITSGQAENITLVFDREGTPYTVFKDGNNGGKATVLKYVSGAWQSVGPAGFSTGVIHNRSSLVFDSHNTPYVAYQDGDNGSKATVMKFNGEQWEIVGSAGFSAAAAVYVSIALSPDNIPYVGYRDQSVSNKITVKRLNGNQWENVGPVGFTTNNASGLSPIVFDNAGILHLAYTDSTSRKATVMKFADGSWKNVGNAAFTADSASYLSLAFGPNNVPYVAFEDGSKVFKATVMKLNGSEWKVVGNEGFSSGRLNSMSLAFDPQGIPYTAFKNLVNFSMEPQGVMMKLDGSQWTVVGGKPFSAGQINDTSLAFGPNGMPYVAYADNTKDNKMTVMTLSTEHSVTYNSNGATSGSIPVDNQKYEKEAIVTVSDNTGTLEKEDYQFTGWNTAADGSGISYSAADTFSMNDSDVTLYAQWQPLYVNISFESNGGTEIDNQKVNYNSSAVNPDAPEKAGYTFSGWYQDSQLLQAFDFNMSLTQNITLYAKWMSSTATLSTLTVSSGQLTPDFSVDELDYRVDLESDVMSVSFSLSKANEGQVVHVTGATDETVTDGVYTYTVTDLVYGSNPVIIDVQAEDGSSNSYTLNFNRIDISNAKLSGITLPLITLSPDFNPDIEVYEATVSSSVSTTEISVKPDQTGAVVKINGVSGNSTVVQLVSGMNTITIEVTALDGVSKRTYTLNIKRNSDSSGGSGGNGNSGGGSGNSGGSSSGGNSVSTPVTNPVVTPPSTGAKVLVNGKAENAGSLATTEVNGRKVVTLTVDAALIGQKLQTEGNNAIVTIPVTGNGQGDLVIGELTGQTVKLMADKQAVLVLQTDIASYTLPAQQVNIEKLAQQLGVNSDNSLENIKLGIEISQPTEAVIQTAQSAAQQNGYTLLGSPVDFKVTATFDGKSVSVDKFNSYVSRTIVLAANVDPNQITTGVVVDAEGTVRHVPTKITQVNGMYHAQINSLTNSVYAVIWHPHTFTDVAQHWAKTEVNDMGSRMVIEGITDTTFEPNRGVTRAEFAAILVRGLGLKPGERVNSFKDVNGNEWYADAVTTAASYGLIDGYEDGTFRPQAQITRQEAMALIARAMTVTGMEPAASAGNVQQWSDYADAEQVASWAKEAVASSISTGLVSGRGKDTIAPNQSITRAETAAIIRRLLQQSGLI, encoded by the coding sequence ATGAATAAGCGCTTACTGCAGCCTAAAAAAGTGATAACGATGTTAATTGTGGTTGCTTTAATATTTGGAGGATTTCCAGGGTTTCGGGCGTTGGGCGTTGAACGAGCCTATGCGGCGAGTGGAACATGGGTAGATGTGGGTGGAGCCGGAATTACATCAGGGCAGGCGGAGAATATTACGTTGGTCTTTGATCGGGAAGGTACACCGTACACCGTATTTAAGGATGGAAACAATGGCGGAAAAGCAACCGTTCTAAAATACGTTTCTGGAGCATGGCAATCCGTGGGGCCTGCCGGTTTCTCTACTGGCGTGATACATAACAGATCATCGCTCGTATTTGATTCCCATAATACTCCATACGTGGCTTATCAGGATGGTGATAATGGAAGTAAAGCAACAGTTATGAAATTTAACGGAGAACAATGGGAGATTGTAGGTAGTGCTGGTTTTTCAGCTGCGGCAGCGGTTTATGTATCAATTGCACTTAGTCCTGATAATATCCCTTATGTCGGGTACCGTGATCAATCTGTGAGTAATAAGATTACAGTGAAAAGATTGAATGGAAATCAGTGGGAAAATGTTGGCCCAGTCGGATTTACAACAAATAATGCTTCTGGATTATCTCCAATAGTGTTTGATAATGCGGGAATTCTTCATCTCGCATATACAGATTCAACGAGTAGAAAAGCAACTGTAATGAAGTTTGCAGATGGTTCATGGAAAAATGTAGGGAATGCAGCATTTACAGCAGACTCAGCATCATATCTTTCACTTGCATTTGGTCCGAATAATGTGCCTTATGTTGCTTTTGAAGATGGTTCGAAAGTTTTTAAAGCAACCGTAATGAAATTGAATGGCAGCGAGTGGAAAGTGGTAGGGAATGAGGGATTCTCATCAGGAAGGCTAAATAGTATGTCACTTGCTTTTGACCCTCAAGGTATTCCGTATACAGCTTTTAAAAATCTTGTTAATTTTAGCATGGAACCGCAGGGTGTAATGATGAAGCTTGACGGAAGTCAATGGACTGTGGTTGGTGGTAAACCGTTCTCTGCAGGTCAAATAAACGACACTTCGCTTGCTTTTGGTCCAAACGGAATGCCTTATGTTGCTTATGCAGACAACACAAAAGATAATAAAATGACTGTCATGACGCTTTCTACGGAACATTCGGTGACTTACAATTCGAATGGTGCGACTTCGGGCAGCATTCCAGTAGATAATCAGAAATATGAAAAAGAAGCTATAGTTACAGTGTCAGATAACACAGGAACGCTTGAAAAAGAAGATTATCAGTTCACGGGATGGAATACAGCGGCAGACGGCAGCGGAATCAGCTACAGCGCAGCAGATACATTCTCCATGAACGATAGTGATGTTACGCTCTATGCACAGTGGCAACCACTGTATGTAAATATTAGTTTTGAATCCAACGGTGGAACCGAGATTGACAATCAAAAGGTGAACTACAATAGCTCGGCAGTGAATCCTGATGCTCCGGAAAAAGCGGGATATACGTTCTCAGGCTGGTATCAGGATAGCCAGTTGCTTCAAGCTTTTGACTTCAATATGAGTCTGACGCAGAATATTACGCTTTATGCGAAATGGATGTCATCTACAGCAACACTCTCCACCCTTACGGTAAGTTCAGGGCAGCTGACACCGGACTTCTCTGTAGATGAGCTTGATTATCGCGTAGATCTCGAATCTGACGTGATGAGTGTGAGTTTCTCCTTGAGCAAAGCCAATGAAGGACAAGTTGTACATGTAACAGGGGCTACAGACGAAACAGTGACAGATGGTGTTTACACATACACGGTTACGGATCTGGTATACGGTTCAAACCCTGTAATTATCGATGTTCAAGCAGAGGATGGCAGCAGTAATAGCTACACGCTTAACTTTAATCGCATTGATATCAGTAACGCCAAACTAAGTGGAATCACTTTGCCTCTAATTACTTTATCACCGGACTTCAATCCAGACATAGAGGTCTATGAAGCAACAGTCAGTAGTTCCGTTAGCACGACTGAAATTAGCGTTAAACCGGATCAAACTGGAGCCGTAGTGAAAATTAATGGTGTCAGTGGTAACAGTACAGTCGTGCAATTAGTCAGTGGTATGAACACAATTACCATCGAAGTGACTGCATTGGATGGAGTAAGCAAGAGAACATATACGCTGAACATCAAGCGCAATAGTGATAGTTCAGGCGGATCAGGTGGCAATGGAAACTCCGGTGGAGGATCTGGCAACTCTGGGGGTTCCAGTTCTGGTGGAAACAGTGTAAGTACACCAGTGACTAATCCCGTCGTAACTCCACCATCCACAGGTGCTAAGGTGCTCGTGAACGGTAAAGCCGAGAACGCTGGAAGCTTAGCCACTACTGAAGTGAACGGGCGAAAAGTTGTAACCCTTACAGTGGACGCAGCTCTCATTGGACAGAAACTTCAAACCGAGGGGAACAACGCTATTGTGACGATCCCTGTGACAGGTAATGGCCAAGGAGATCTGGTTATTGGTGAACTGACAGGGCAGACAGTCAAACTCATGGCTGACAAACAAGCCGTATTGGTGCTTCAAACGGATATTGCCTCTTACACGTTACCTGCACAGCAGGTTAATATTGAGAAGCTCGCGCAGCAACTGGGTGTGAATTCTGACAATTCCTTGGAGAACATCAAACTGGGAATCGAAATTTCACAGCCAACAGAAGCTGTCATACAGACAGCACAATCAGCAGCTCAGCAAAATGGATATACTCTTCTGGGATCACCAGTTGATTTCAAAGTAACAGCCACCTTCGATGGCAAATCCGTGAGTGTGGATAAGTTCAATAGTTATGTATCGCGTACGATTGTATTAGCAGCGAACGTTGATCCTAACCAAATCACCACAGGTGTTGTGGTGGATGCAGAAGGAACTGTGCGCCATGTACCCACAAAAATTACACAGGTCAATGGGATGTACCATGCACAGATTAACAGCTTGACCAACAGTGTGTATGCCGTTATCTGGCACCCGCATACCTTCACTGATGTAGCCCAACACTGGGCCAAGACAGAAGTGAATGATATGGGTTCACGTATGGTTATCGAGGGAATCACGGACACCACATTTGAACCAAACCGTGGAGTTACACGTGCAGAGTTCGCTGCCATTCTGGTACGTGGATTAGGATTAAAACCTGGAGAACGGGTTAACTCTTTCAAAGATGTGAATGGAAACGAATGGTACGCGGATGCTGTGACCACGGCGGCTAGCTATGGCCTAATCGATGGATATGAAGATGGAACATTCCGTCCACAGGCACAGATTACTCGTCAGGAAGCGATGGCGCTCATTGCACGCGCTATGACAGTGACTGGAATGGAACCAGCTGCGTCTGCCGGGAACGTTCAGCAATGGTCTGATTACGCAGACGCTGAGCAAGTAGCAAGTTGGGCCAAGGAAGCAGTAGCATCCAGTATCTCTACCGGACTGGTGTCCGGACGTGGAAAAGATACCATTGCTCCGAATCAATCGATTACGCGTGCCGAAACAGCTGCAATTATACGCAGATTGCTTCAACAGTCTGGTCTGATTTAG
- a CDS encoding DUF2188 domain-containing protein translates to MPWNKQDYPVSMKNLEPRVRHKAIEIANALLDDGYEEGRSIAIATAKAEEWDENHPAPESSKSDSTSSSDHSDHKKSSSTDRRHSEPVSSSKSHDNIHVVPTDSGWAIKEEGKSTYLSTFDTKAEAVDKAKELSSKQNIRAIIHNQDGQIASSIKS, encoded by the coding sequence ATGCCTTGGAACAAACAGGATTATCCGGTATCCATGAAGAACCTGGAACCACGTGTTAGACATAAAGCAATTGAGATTGCCAATGCTCTGCTCGATGACGGGTATGAGGAAGGGCGCTCGATTGCCATAGCGACAGCTAAGGCGGAAGAATGGGATGAAAATCATCCCGCACCGGAAAGTTCGAAATCGGACTCCACATCTTCTTCCGATCATTCGGACCACAAAAAGTCGTCTTCCACGGATCGTCGTCATTCCGAGCCCGTTTCTTCGTCCAAAAGTCATGACAACATCCATGTCGTGCCTACCGACTCCGGTTGGGCGATCAAGGAAGAAGGAAAGTCTACCTATCTGTCCACATTTGATACTAAGGCAGAAGCTGTAGATAAGGCCAAAGAACTGAGTAGCAAACAAAATATTCGAGCGATTATCCATAATCAGGATGGTCAGATTGCTTCTTCGATCAAGTCTTGA
- a CDS encoding nucleotide-binding protein yields the protein MKTLKPRVFIGCSLEAKPIAAAVHENLRFSAEVTPWYSGVFNPSSYTMDDLEVEVRTTDFAIFIFHPDDISKIRGKYYASVRDNTMLEMGLFMGRLGRKRIFFILPEDITDIKDTTKVEGLRMPTDLLGLNPLVYEIRSDGKWAPAVSVACSKIADSIEEQGRWSDPELENIIEKHKRTEGEARLQLLKLLRFFRELLRTRKADAKMLERMSDALRTAFVSHPPFAVRGTAIYRTDDSGYIEQLCGNVGEPGRKYDLSANDDKQPDDPKRILVIDSYRENKIKINLYDDYLEKEYLLCYPVAKRYVITVHIIGHIEADEAVFQQIDLQNRQLFNAINDLLGGEPE from the coding sequence ATGAAAACGTTAAAGCCAAGAGTCTTTATTGGCTGCTCGCTGGAAGCGAAGCCGATTGCAGCCGCAGTACACGAAAACTTACGTTTTTCAGCCGAAGTTACCCCTTGGTATTCCGGGGTTTTTAATCCAAGCAGCTATACCATGGACGATCTGGAAGTAGAGGTCCGTACGACTGACTTTGCCATTTTTATTTTTCATCCGGATGATATATCCAAAATCCGCGGGAAGTACTACGCGTCGGTCCGGGATAATACAATGCTGGAAATGGGTCTGTTTATGGGTCGTCTGGGACGAAAACGTATTTTTTTCATTCTTCCTGAGGATATTACAGACATCAAGGACACAACCAAGGTCGAAGGATTGCGTATGCCCACAGATCTGCTGGGGTTAAATCCACTCGTATATGAAATCCGTTCTGACGGAAAGTGGGCACCAGCCGTGTCCGTGGCATGTTCCAAAATCGCAGACAGTATTGAGGAACAAGGGCGCTGGAGTGATCCAGAATTGGAGAACATCATTGAGAAGCATAAACGCACTGAGGGAGAAGCAAGGTTACAACTGCTTAAGTTGCTGCGGTTCTTTAGGGAATTGCTGCGTACCCGCAAAGCAGATGCCAAGATGCTGGAACGAATGAGCGATGCCCTGCGTACTGCCTTTGTCTCTCATCCTCCATTCGCTGTACGTGGCACAGCCATATACCGTACAGATGACAGTGGTTACATTGAGCAATTATGTGGTAATGTTGGAGAACCGGGGAGAAAGTATGACTTGTCCGCTAACGACGACAAACAACCGGATGATCCCAAGCGCATTCTGGTGATTGATTCTTACCGGGAGAATAAAATCAAGATTAACCTGTATGATGATTACCTTGAGAAAGAGTATCTGCTATGCTATCCTGTAGCCAAGAGGTATGTTATCACCGTTCACATTATTGGACATATTGAAGCGGATGAGGCGGTATTTCAGCAGATTGACCTACAGAATCGTCAACTGTTCAACGCCATCAACGATTTGTTAGGAGGCGAACCGGAATGA
- the cysK gene encoding cysteine synthase A, protein MDLNTHSIKQTTAHTGIAADVTELIGQTPAVKLNRLTGSDSADVYVKLEYFNPSGSVKDRAAYNLIVQAELAGHLLPGATIIEPTSGNTGIGLAMNAAAKGYKAILIMPDNMSKERINILKAYGAYVVLTPAAERMPGAIRKAKELQADIPGSFIPQQFENQANPDIHRITTAPEIMQQMDGRLDAFIATAGTGGTITGTGEELRKQLPDIRIYAVEPKGSPVLSGGEPGPHKLVGTSPGFIPDILNTDVWDAIIQVSDEDALDTMRQLAAWEGLLLGPSSGASVWASLRIAKELGPGHRVLCIAPDTGERYLSMGIF, encoded by the coding sequence ATGGATTTGAATACACATTCGATTAAACAAACAACCGCACATACAGGTATTGCCGCAGATGTAACAGAACTGATCGGCCAGACACCTGCCGTTAAACTGAACAGACTGACAGGCAGCGACTCCGCTGACGTATATGTGAAACTGGAATACTTTAACCCGAGTGGCAGCGTCAAAGACCGTGCCGCCTATAACCTGATCGTTCAGGCTGAACTTGCGGGACACTTGCTCCCTGGTGCTACCATTATCGAACCAACCAGTGGCAATACAGGGATCGGTCTTGCGATGAATGCCGCCGCCAAAGGATATAAAGCCATTCTGATTATGCCGGACAATATGTCCAAGGAGCGCATCAACATTCTGAAAGCCTACGGCGCATATGTGGTGCTCACTCCCGCTGCGGAGCGGATGCCTGGTGCGATTCGCAAAGCGAAAGAACTTCAGGCAGACATTCCAGGAAGTTTCATTCCGCAGCAATTCGAGAACCAGGCAAACCCGGACATTCACCGGATCACGACGGCTCCCGAGATTATGCAACAGATGGATGGCAGGCTGGACGCCTTCATCGCTACGGCGGGAACTGGCGGAACCATTACCGGGACGGGAGAAGAACTGCGCAAGCAGTTACCCGATATCCGCATCTATGCGGTGGAGCCCAAAGGTTCTCCGGTGTTGTCCGGTGGCGAGCCCGGACCACACAAGCTCGTCGGTACAAGTCCGGGGTTCATTCCGGACATCCTGAATACCGACGTGTGGGATGCCATCATCCAGGTGTCCGATGAGGACGCACTGGATACGATGCGGCAGCTTGCTGCCTGGGAAGGGCTGTTGCTCGGCCCTTCCTCTGGCGCTTCGGTGTGGGCCTCCCTTCGCATTGCGAAGGAACTGGGGCCGGGGCACCGGGTGCTCTGCATTGCGCCGGATACCGGGGAACGGTATCTGAGCATGGGTATTTTTTAA
- a CDS encoding IS110 family transposase gives MKSTTKFIGLDVSKEKISVAIADEGQDKPRYYGTIAHAPAALRKLIKELGPASSLSFCYEAGPTGYETYRWIESMGATCVVIAPSLIPKRSGDHVKTDRRDAEQLARLFRAGELTPIYVPAREDEALRELVRARESAKEDAHRARQRVLKFLLRHQIHPPENIKRRWTKKYRVWLGKLMFPHAPMQIAFTEYLHAMEEIEQRIGRLEKALIEEAATSSKADLIQILQSLRGIGFLTAVTLAAEIGSFARFRSPAQLMAYLGLVPREHSSGVRTQRGSLTKAGNGRLRRTLIESAWSYRHRPAIKGDLARRLEGLPADIQLISWKAQERLHRKFRRLVYGLNKHKNVAVTAVARELTGFIWAVARTLELPNAQ, from the coding sequence ATGAAGTCTACCACAAAATTCATTGGTTTAGATGTATCCAAAGAAAAAATTTCTGTCGCTATTGCTGACGAGGGTCAAGACAAGCCGCGGTATTACGGCACCATTGCTCATGCGCCTGCTGCCTTACGCAAACTCATCAAAGAATTGGGTCCGGCAAGCTCCCTCTCGTTTTGTTATGAGGCCGGTCCTACAGGATACGAAACCTACCGCTGGATCGAATCCATGGGAGCCACCTGTGTCGTCATTGCGCCTTCACTCATCCCGAAACGCTCCGGCGATCATGTGAAAACAGATCGACGAGATGCCGAGCAACTGGCACGTCTATTCCGTGCAGGCGAACTTACGCCAATTTACGTTCCAGCACGTGAAGATGAGGCACTGCGTGAATTGGTTCGTGCACGCGAATCGGCGAAAGAAGATGCTCACCGGGCCCGTCAACGTGTACTCAAGTTCTTACTGCGCCACCAGATCCATCCACCGGAGAATATCAAACGTCGCTGGACGAAAAAATATCGCGTATGGCTTGGAAAACTGATGTTCCCGCATGCACCCATGCAGATCGCGTTTACAGAGTACCTTCATGCCATGGAAGAGATTGAGCAACGCATCGGTCGACTGGAAAAAGCCTTGATTGAAGAGGCGGCGACCAGTTCCAAAGCCGATTTGATTCAGATTTTACAGTCTCTGCGTGGCATTGGATTTCTCACGGCCGTCACGCTTGCTGCGGAGATTGGTTCCTTTGCCCGTTTCCGTTCCCCTGCTCAGCTCATGGCTTACTTGGGCCTGGTTCCGCGTGAGCATTCGTCTGGAGTCCGTACCCAACGAGGCTCGCTCACCAAAGCGGGAAATGGACGATTGCGTCGCACCTTGATTGAATCGGCATGGAGTTACCGCCATCGGCCTGCGATTAAAGGGGACTTGGCCCGCCGTTTGGAAGGTCTGCCTGCGGACATACAGCTCATTTCCTGGAAAGCTCAGGAACGGCTGCACCGAAAATTCCGCCGTTTAGTTTATGGATTAAACAAACACAAAAATGTCGCGGTCACCGCGGTGGCCAGGGAACTGACCGGGTTCATTTGGGCGGTCGCCCGAACGTTGGAGCTACCGAACGCTCAGTAA